A portion of the Lysinibacillus timonensis genome contains these proteins:
- the dinG gene encoding ATP-dependent DNA helicase DinG, translated as MESQKYVIVDLETTGHSPASGDRMIQIAMVIMRNWEIEKTFTTFIHPGKSIPLFIQDLTNITDNDVKDASPFEAHADYIYELMQDAIFVAHNADFDLSFLQAEFVRAGLPKWRGKKIDTVELAKILFPLSLSFKLGDLALDLNIPLDQAHRADDDAMACALLLKKCWHELLLLPVKTLEQLHKHSFRLKSNISQLFFDALQLRRNSIPDDSDIVYYRHLALRKKVEMQNLTKNYHTHYPILTADKITLFKNGIKDFEERPKQFEMMDIIWDSLKEKREVVIEASTGIGKTLGYLLPAILYIKQYGYKICISTYTSHLLDQLLNSEIPKIEQILDDRINVVSLKGMQNYIDIERFEQMMGMNDLSYDETLTCLQIIVWLTKTETGDMSELTVSGGGQLFLEKVRKIPGGSVNQTKNPFDYYEKAIEASEKADIIITNHSMLIADLNRREPIFQNIAGFIIDEAHHFVQAAAGREEAILSYTNWKYAFGQIGLSIDNQLFTNMKKVVQKYSIVPLSIMHQLERKLMQLLELFDKKMNYIAQKMKKSSYQNKHDSKQIAFLKDLELEHGNFEELSTLIQGWIDLAENVITRFEKSVEQIAIEHVAILEQWKYWIREFKIKASEWDEIFSSEQEYFSSWVEMDYRNIPGSIRILKKPIDVKEVIHQLFEEARNTSSIIWTSGTMTVPKNKRFIADQLGIHAEVPIYSLQASSEYYSGAKAYIVKDMPDIQAVSQSDYVESIALAITSIVRTTNGRCFVLFTAQDMLRNTVELIQESELLQEYLIFAQGVTPGSRTRLLKSFQKFNHSVLFGTNSFWEGVDVPGDGLSVIIVVRLPFTAPDEPTFKAKSIKLQDQGRNPFKDLSLPEAIIRFKQGFGRLIRTSSDKGAFIVLDRRIETKSYGIEFIESLPPISVKKLTLQDMVLELEHWYNS; from the coding sequence ATGGAAAGTCAGAAATATGTAATTGTGGATTTGGAAACGACCGGTCATTCACCAGCCAGTGGGGATCGAATGATTCAAATTGCAATGGTTATTATGAGAAATTGGGAGATAGAAAAGACTTTTACAACCTTCATTCATCCAGGAAAATCCATTCCTTTGTTTATACAAGACCTAACCAATATTACAGACAATGATGTGAAGGATGCTTCTCCATTTGAAGCTCATGCGGATTATATTTATGAATTAATGCAGGATGCAATATTCGTTGCACATAATGCAGATTTTGATTTGTCCTTTTTACAAGCTGAATTTGTTCGTGCGGGGTTACCGAAGTGGAGAGGCAAGAAAATAGATACAGTCGAACTGGCAAAAATTTTATTTCCGCTATCCCTTAGCTTTAAATTAGGTGATCTTGCTTTAGATTTAAATATACCTTTGGATCAGGCACATCGAGCAGATGATGATGCTATGGCGTGTGCTCTTTTATTAAAAAAATGTTGGCATGAGTTGTTATTACTACCGGTTAAAACGTTAGAACAACTTCATAAACATTCATTCCGTTTAAAATCAAATATTTCTCAATTATTCTTTGATGCATTGCAATTAAGAAGAAATAGCATACCAGATGATTCCGATATCGTTTATTATCGACATTTGGCTTTAAGAAAAAAAGTTGAGATGCAAAATTTAACGAAAAACTATCATACTCACTACCCAATTTTAACTGCTGATAAGATTACATTATTTAAGAATGGGATAAAGGATTTCGAAGAACGTCCGAAACAATTTGAGATGATGGACATTATATGGGATAGCTTGAAAGAAAAGCGCGAAGTTGTTATTGAGGCTTCAACAGGGATTGGGAAAACGTTAGGTTATCTATTACCTGCGATTCTCTATATAAAGCAATATGGATATAAAATATGTATTAGCACATATACTTCGCATCTATTAGATCAGTTATTAAATAGTGAAATCCCAAAAATAGAGCAAATACTTGATGATCGAATTAATGTAGTGTCATTAAAAGGGATGCAAAACTATATCGATATTGAACGGTTTGAGCAGATGATGGGAATGAATGATTTATCATATGATGAAACATTGACTTGCTTGCAAATAATCGTTTGGCTAACCAAAACAGAAACAGGTGATATGAGTGAATTAACTGTTTCAGGTGGGGGTCAACTATTTTTAGAAAAAGTTAGAAAGATTCCAGGTGGGTCAGTTAATCAAACTAAAAATCCTTTTGATTATTATGAAAAGGCAATAGAAGCTAGCGAGAAAGCAGATATTATCATAACGAACCATTCGATGTTAATTGCAGACTTAAATAGACGAGAACCTATATTCCAAAATATAGCCGGTTTTATTATTGATGAAGCACATCATTTCGTGCAAGCAGCAGCAGGTCGTGAAGAAGCGATTTTATCCTATACGAATTGGAAATATGCTTTTGGGCAAATTGGTCTATCAATAGATAATCAGCTATTCACTAATATGAAAAAAGTTGTACAAAAGTACAGCATTGTTCCACTATCAATCATGCATCAACTGGAAAGAAAGTTAATGCAACTTTTAGAGTTATTTGACAAGAAAATGAACTACATCGCCCAAAAGATGAAAAAGTCTTCTTATCAAAATAAACACGATTCTAAACAAATAGCATTTTTAAAAGACCTCGAACTAGAACACGGGAATTTTGAAGAACTGTCAACATTAATTCAAGGTTGGATTGACCTTGCAGAGAATGTAATCACACGCTTTGAGAAAAGTGTGGAACAAATTGCAATAGAACACGTTGCTATATTAGAACAATGGAAGTATTGGATTCGAGAATTCAAAATAAAAGCTTCTGAATGGGATGAAATATTCTCGTCTGAACAAGAATATTTTTCAAGTTGGGTTGAAATGGATTACCGTAATATTCCTGGTAGTATCCGAATATTAAAGAAACCAATTGATGTAAAAGAAGTAATCCATCAGTTATTTGAAGAAGCACGCAACACCAGTTCGATTATTTGGACTTCTGGAACTATGACCGTACCAAAAAATAAGCGTTTTATTGCGGATCAACTAGGCATTCATGCAGAAGTTCCAATTTATTCATTACAAGCGAGTAGCGAGTATTATAGTGGTGCAAAAGCTTATATCGTTAAAGATATGCCAGACATTCAAGCTGTTTCACAAAGTGATTATGTTGAGTCGATCGCACTGGCTATTACGAGTATTGTTCGAACAACAAACGGTCGTTGTTTCGTTTTATTTACTGCTCAAGACATGCTTCGTAATACGGTAGAATTAATTCAAGAAAGTGAACTTTTACAAGAATACTTAATATTTGCACAGGGTGTTACACCAGGAAGTCGTACAAGATTGTTGAAGTCATTCCAAAAATTTAATCATTCTGTCTTATTTGGTACCAATAGTTTTTGGGAGGGGGTTGACGTTCCAGGAGATGGATTATCTGTAATTATTGTAGTCCGACTTCCATTTACAGCACCAGATGAGCCTACATTTAAAGCAAAATCCATAAAGTTACAAGATCAAGGACGTAATCCATTTAAAGACCTATCATTACCAGAGGCAATTATTAGATTTAAACAAGGTTTCGGCAGATTGATTAGAACTTCTTCTGATAAAGGGGCATTTATTGTACTTGATCGTAGAATTGAAACAAAATCATACGGAATTGAATTTATCGAGTCATTACCGCCAATCTCGGTTAAAAAACTAACATTACAAGATATGGTTTTAGAACTAGAACATTGGTATAATAGCTAA
- a CDS encoding pyridoxal phosphate-dependent aminotransferase, translating to MNQLLANRVKTLTPSTTLAITAKANELKAQGINVIGLGAGEPDFNTPQNIIDAASDSMNKGFTKYTPAGGLPALKDAIINKLQQDNNLSYQRNEVIVGIGAKHILYTLFQVILNDGDEVIIPIPYWVSYPEQVKLAGGVPVYIESSSEQNYKITAEQLRNAITDKTKAVIINSPSNPSGMVYTKEELAELAAVCVEKNILIVSDEIYEKLLYNGVTHYSIAQLSEEVKALTVVVNGVAKSHSMTGWRIGYAAGNADIIKSMTDLASHSTSNPTTTSQYATIEAYNGPQDSVEEMRKAFESRLEVIYPKLNAIPGFKVIKPQGAFYLLPDVSEAAEKTGYSSVDEFATALLTEANVAVIPGSGFGVPSTIRLSYATSLELLEEAVSRMENFVKSKWQD from the coding sequence ATGAATCAATTACTTGCAAACCGAGTAAAAACACTAACACCGTCTACAACACTTGCTATTACAGCAAAAGCAAACGAATTAAAAGCCCAAGGTATTAACGTAATTGGATTAGGAGCTGGGGAACCAGATTTTAATACACCACAAAACATTATTGATGCAGCAAGCGATTCTATGAATAAAGGCTTTACAAAATATACACCAGCTGGGGGACTTCCAGCATTAAAGGATGCTATTATTAATAAGCTTCAACAAGATAACAACCTTTCATATCAAAGGAATGAAGTAATTGTTGGTATTGGCGCAAAACATATCCTTTATACTCTTTTCCAAGTAATTCTAAATGATGGAGATGAAGTGATTATTCCAATTCCATATTGGGTATCGTATCCAGAACAAGTTAAACTTGCTGGTGGAGTCCCTGTTTATATTGAAAGTTCAAGTGAACAAAATTATAAAATAACAGCAGAGCAATTACGAAATGCTATAACAGATAAAACAAAAGCTGTAATAATCAATTCTCCTAGCAATCCATCTGGAATGGTTTATACAAAAGAAGAGTTAGCAGAATTAGCAGCTGTTTGTGTTGAAAAAAATATATTAATCGTATCAGATGAAATCTATGAAAAACTTTTATACAATGGTGTCACTCATTACTCGATTGCACAGCTTTCTGAAGAAGTGAAAGCATTAACTGTTGTTGTAAATGGTGTGGCAAAATCTCACTCTATGACGGGCTGGCGTATTGGTTATGCTGCAGGAAATGCTGATATTATTAAATCGATGACAGATTTAGCTTCACATTCAACTTCTAACCCAACTACGACATCACAATACGCAACAATTGAAGCATATAATGGTCCACAAGACTCTGTTGAAGAAATGAGAAAAGCTTTTGAATCGAGATTAGAAGTAATTTATCCAAAATTAAATGCAATTCCTGGCTTTAAAGTAATAAAACCACAAGGAGCATTCTATTTATTACCTGACGTTAGTGAAGCAGCTGAGAAAACAGGATATTCATCAGTTGATGAGTTTGCTACAGCTTTATTAACCGAAGCGAACGTGGCGGTTATACCGGGTTCTGGTTTCGGTGTACCATCAACAATACGATTAAGTTATGCAACATCATTAGAATTATTAGAAGAAGCTGTATCTCGTATGGAGAACTTTGTTAAATCCAAATGGCAAGATTAA
- the panD gene encoding aspartate 1-decarboxylase, translating into MLRMMMNSKIHRAQVTQADLNYVGSITIDQDILDAVGMLPNEKVHIVNNNNGARFETYIIAGKRGSGVICVNGAAARLVQKGDIIIIISYVYVDNNEAANHKPTVAIMGENNSIKEMINYEPEATVL; encoded by the coding sequence ATGTTAAGAATGATGATGAATAGTAAAATTCACCGTGCACAGGTAACACAAGCTGATCTAAATTATGTTGGTTCTATTACAATTGACCAAGACATTTTAGATGCAGTTGGTATGTTGCCAAATGAAAAAGTGCACATCGTAAATAATAATAATGGTGCCCGTTTTGAAACATATATCATTGCAGGAAAACGTGGAAGTGGTGTTATATGCGTTAATGGTGCTGCAGCTAGGCTTGTGCAAAAAGGGGATATCATCATTATTATTTCTTATGTTTATGTAGACAATAATGAAGCAGCAAATCACAAACCAACTGTAGCTATTATGGGCGAAAACAATTCAATTAAAGAAATGATTAATTACGAGCCAGAAGCAACAGTTTTATAA
- the panC gene encoding pantoate--beta-alanine ligase, translated as MNVVKTINELKIFVNDAKKQGKTIGLVPTMGYLHEGHLTLASNARKENDLVIMSIFVNPTQFGPNEDFESYPRDLERDTALAKSVGVDLIFAPSIEEMYPTDGGIYIRAGRQSEILCGASRPGHFDGVLQVVSKLFHLAEPTRAYFGQKDAQQVAIIQTMVRDYNFPLEIRTVPIVREEDGLAKSSRNVYLTEQERNEAPAIFEALQMAKEDFISNSHVEQAIKRATQHIEEKTSGKIDYFQLLSYPDLKNVTKDTKQFLLAIAVYIGKTRLIDNIIFQSKE; from the coding sequence ATGAATGTTGTGAAAACAATCAATGAGCTTAAAATTTTTGTAAATGATGCAAAAAAACAAGGTAAAACAATTGGATTAGTACCTACAATGGGATACTTACATGAAGGACATTTAACATTAGCAAGTAATGCCAGAAAAGAAAATGATCTAGTAATTATGAGCATTTTTGTCAATCCAACGCAATTTGGACCAAATGAAGATTTTGAGTCATATCCTAGGGATTTAGAACGGGACACTGCGCTTGCAAAATCTGTCGGAGTTGATCTAATCTTTGCGCCATCTATTGAGGAAATGTATCCAACAGACGGTGGTATTTATATTCGTGCAGGAAGACAGTCGGAAATTCTTTGTGGAGCATCAAGACCAGGTCATTTTGATGGAGTGCTTCAAGTGGTTTCAAAATTATTCCACTTAGCAGAACCAACACGTGCTTATTTTGGTCAGAAGGACGCACAACAAGTGGCTATCATCCAAACGATGGTACGTGATTACAACTTCCCTTTGGAAATACGAACAGTTCCAATCGTACGTGAAGAGGATGGACTAGCAAAATCCTCTCGTAACGTTTATTTGACTGAACAAGAACGCAATGAAGCTCCTGCCATCTTTGAAGCACTTCAAATGGCTAAAGAGGATTTCATTTCAAATAGTCATGTTGAACAAGCAATAAAGCGTGCGACACAACATATTGAAGAAAAGACATCAGGCAAAATCGATTATTTCCAATTACTATCATATCCAGACTTAAAAAATGTTACGAAAGACACAAAACAATTTTTACTTGCAATTGCGGTTTATATTGGAAAAACGAGATTAATTGATAATATAATTTTTCAATCAAAGGAGTAG
- a CDS encoding DUF5590 domain-containing protein, whose protein sequence is MDKNRNGQIKNWVIFIALFILSMSLVISFLIISQAMAPIKDIEKKAEDLALSTNSIAVITESYIYNGNKPYVTIFGEDEEGNGKAVFVPISLEENSIQEVYLQNGITRQQALSIIDNEKDVKEVLHAKLGFEEAGVVWEIAYTNNSEKLNYVYILFNDGQWWKRILNL, encoded by the coding sequence ATGGATAAAAATAGAAATGGTCAAATAAAGAATTGGGTAATATTTATCGCACTCTTTATTTTATCGATGTCACTTGTCATCTCGTTTCTAATAATTTCACAAGCCATGGCGCCTATAAAAGATATAGAAAAAAAAGCGGAAGATTTAGCTCTCTCTACAAATTCGATAGCTGTTATTACAGAGTCTTACATTTACAATGGTAATAAACCGTACGTTACAATCTTCGGGGAGGATGAAGAGGGTAACGGAAAAGCAGTGTTTGTTCCAATCAGTTTAGAAGAAAATTCGATTCAGGAAGTATACTTGCAAAACGGAATCACGAGACAACAAGCTTTATCGATAATAGATAATGAAAAAGATGTAAAAGAAGTACTTCACGCTAAACTAGGTTTTGAAGAAGCAGGGGTAGTTTGGGAAATTGCCTACACTAACAATTCTGAAAAACTGAATTATGTCTATATTCTATTTAATGACGGACAATGGTGGAAACGAATTTTGAACTTATAG
- the bshA gene encoding N-acetyl-alpha-D-glucosaminyl L-malate synthase BshA — MRKLKIGITCYPTVGGSGVIATELGKMLAERGHEIHFITSSVPFRLKKIYPNVFFHEVEVNNYSVFQYPPYDIALSSKMADVIKEEKLDVLHVHYAIPHAVCAVLAREMSGENIGIVTTLHGTDISVLGQDSTLSQAIKYGIEKSDIVTAVSDSLKEQTYDLIGTSKEIETIYNFVDDTVFRPIDTGNLKSQFGIRDDERVIIHASNFRKIKNIPDIVNTFMKIRESMPSKLLLIGDGPEKQRVMDVVKLSPFKEDVLFLGKQENIEELFSISDLMLLLSEKESFGLVLLEAMACGVPGIGTSIGGIPEVIEHGENGFLVHLGDTDQAAAYAIELLSDEEKLTQFRQAAISASQTKFNAKLIIDHYEQLYERLAVLRV; from the coding sequence ATGAGAAAGTTAAAAATTGGTATTACATGTTATCCAACAGTTGGAGGGTCAGGAGTAATTGCTACCGAACTCGGAAAAATGCTTGCTGAGCGTGGACATGAAATACATTTTATTACATCAAGTGTTCCTTTTCGTCTAAAGAAAATTTATCCGAACGTATTTTTCCATGAAGTAGAAGTAAATAATTATTCAGTATTTCAATATCCACCTTATGATATTGCATTATCAAGTAAAATGGCTGATGTTATTAAAGAGGAAAAATTAGATGTTCTTCATGTACATTATGCCATTCCACATGCTGTCTGTGCTGTATTAGCACGTGAAATGAGCGGTGAAAATATCGGCATTGTGACTACTCTGCATGGCACTGATATCTCAGTATTAGGGCAAGATTCTACACTGTCACAAGCAATTAAATATGGAATTGAAAAATCAGATATCGTCACAGCAGTATCTGATTCTTTAAAAGAACAAACATATGATTTAATTGGAACCTCAAAGGAAATTGAGACAATTTATAATTTTGTAGATGATACTGTCTTTAGACCCATTGATACAGGGAATTTAAAATCGCAATTTGGTATTAGAGATGATGAACGGGTTATTATCCATGCTTCGAATTTCAGAAAAATAAAAAACATCCCAGACATTGTAAATACATTTATGAAAATTCGGGAAAGTATGCCTTCTAAATTATTATTAATTGGGGATGGACCTGAAAAACAGCGTGTTATGGATGTAGTTAAACTTTCTCCATTTAAAGAAGATGTTTTATTTTTAGGTAAACAAGAAAATATAGAAGAGCTTTTCTCAATTAGTGACTTAATGTTGTTACTATCTGAAAAAGAATCTTTTGGTCTTGTTTTATTAGAGGCGATGGCTTGTGGTGTACCCGGGATTGGTACATCTATTGGTGGGATTCCTGAAGTGATTGAACACGGCGAAAATGGTTTTCTCGTCCATTTAGGTGATACAGATCAAGCAGCTGCATATGCGATAGAATTACTCTCGGATGAAGAAAAATTAACTCAATTTAGACAGGCTGCTATATCAGCATCTCAAACAAAGTTTAATGCAAAACTCATTATTGATCATTATGAACAGTTATATGAACGACTGGCGGTATTAAGAGTATGA
- a CDS encoding biotin--[acetyl-CoA-carboxylase] ligase, producing the protein MNLTMKDTILKRFLEANDQPLSGQQLATDFGISRTAIWKHLQTLQEEGYEFETIKKKGYLLISKPDRVDPARISSYLTTNRLGRSIHYLEECTSTQTIGHEMVRDHVADGTVVIAESQSNGKGRMARHWESTKGKGIWMTVIIRPNILPHQAPQFTLVAAVAVVNAIKSLYKNIHPEIKWPNDILLNGKKCTGILTEMIAEMDGVQALLIGIGVNVNQTLKDFPEELLDIATSLSIEQGEVLNRAELIASILNYLELYTDLYLEKGFPPIKTLWEEGSGTIGKRIKATTLNEVIEGVAISITEEGILEVRNDFGEIKRIYSADIEIEN; encoded by the coding sequence ATGAATTTAACGATGAAGGATACTATTCTTAAACGATTTCTAGAAGCAAATGATCAACCACTTTCAGGTCAACAGCTTGCCACTGATTTTGGTATTTCAAGAACAGCAATATGGAAACATTTACAGACACTACAAGAAGAAGGATATGAATTTGAGACAATAAAGAAAAAAGGATATCTTTTAATTTCCAAACCTGATCGCGTGGATCCAGCTAGAATTTCATCATATTTAACAACTAATCGTCTCGGACGTTCAATCCATTATCTAGAGGAATGTACATCAACTCAAACTATTGGACATGAGATGGTAAGAGATCATGTTGCTGATGGTACGGTTGTCATTGCGGAAAGCCAGTCTAATGGAAAAGGTAGGATGGCAAGACATTGGGAATCAACAAAAGGAAAAGGTATATGGATGACTGTAATCATTCGCCCAAATATTCTACCTCATCAAGCTCCTCAATTTACGCTAGTAGCGGCAGTTGCCGTTGTGAATGCAATAAAATCTTTGTATAAAAACATTCATCCTGAAATTAAATGGCCAAATGATATTTTGTTAAATGGTAAAAAATGTACAGGGATTTTAACTGAAATGATTGCAGAGATGGACGGCGTGCAGGCATTGTTAATTGGGATTGGAGTTAATGTCAATCAAACATTAAAGGATTTCCCCGAAGAACTTTTAGATATCGCGACTTCTCTTTCCATAGAACAAGGTGAAGTATTAAATCGCGCAGAGCTCATTGCTTCAATTTTAAACTATCTGGAGCTATATACAGATTTATATTTGGAAAAGGGATTTCCACCGATTAAAACTCTATGGGAAGAGGGTTCTGGGACTATCGGTAAGCGAATTAAAGCTACGACTTTAAATGAAGTGATTGAAGGGGTAGCAATTAGTATTACAGAAGAAGGCATACTTGAAGTGAGAAATGATTTTGGAGAAATCAAACGCATCTATTCTGCTGATATAGAGATAGAAAATTAA
- the panB gene encoding 3-methyl-2-oxobutanoate hydroxymethyltransferase: protein MKTTSDFLKMKTNEEKIVMITAYDYPAAKFSEEAGVDMILVGDSLGMVVLGYDSTVLVTVEDMIHHAKAVKRGAKDTFIVVDMPFGSYHGDPNETLRIAVRMIQETGADALKLEGAGDVLEVIRKLTNAGIPVVSHLGLTPQSVGVLGGYKVQGKTAEQAEKLIQEAKQCEEAGACAIVLECIPHQLTEVVTKELLIPTIGIGAGPKADGQVLVYHDLLKYGNHHIPKFAQSFASVGEETLRGIKSYTDSVRDGSFPTLAHSFTMKEEQLLQIYGGSK, encoded by the coding sequence ATGAAAACGACAAGTGATTTTTTAAAAATGAAAACGAATGAAGAAAAAATTGTGATGATTACAGCATATGATTATCCTGCTGCAAAATTTTCTGAAGAAGCAGGAGTAGATATGATTTTAGTAGGGGACTCATTAGGGATGGTTGTCCTAGGATATGATTCAACAGTACTTGTAACGGTAGAAGATATGATTCATCACGCGAAAGCGGTTAAACGAGGAGCAAAAGATACTTTTATTGTTGTCGATATGCCATTTGGTTCTTACCATGGTGATCCGAATGAAACACTACGCATTGCCGTACGTATGATTCAAGAAACTGGCGCTGATGCTCTAAAACTTGAAGGGGCTGGGGATGTTTTAGAAGTTATTAGAAAGTTAACAAACGCTGGAATTCCAGTTGTTTCGCATTTAGGGTTAACACCCCAGTCAGTAGGTGTACTAGGTGGATATAAGGTACAAGGTAAAACTGCTGAACAAGCAGAAAAATTAATCCAAGAAGCTAAGCAATGTGAAGAAGCGGGTGCTTGTGCAATTGTGCTAGAATGTATCCCTCATCAGTTAACCGAAGTTGTAACAAAGGAATTGCTTATACCAACAATTGGTATTGGTGCTGGTCCAAAGGCGGATGGCCAAGTGCTTGTTTACCATGATTTATTGAAATATGGAAATCACCATATTCCAAAATTCGCACAAAGTTTTGCTTCTGTTGGAGAAGAGACTTTGCGCGGTATAAAGAGTTATACGGATTCGGTTCGTGATGGTTCATTCCCTACACTTGCTCATAGCTTTACAATGAAAGAAGAACAGTTATTGCAAATTTATGGGGGCAGTAAATAA
- a CDS encoding CCA tRNA nucleotidyltransferase has protein sequence MNLTKDWQAAIRVIEKIEKAGYEAVIVGGAVRDYLLKKEVNDVDVATSAMPEEIKRIFTSTVDIGIAHGTVLVLDEGQPIEVTTYRTEGIYVDFRRPDQVTFVKNLDKDLQRRDFTINAMAMTKNGELIDIYGGKEDLEKRLIRAVGEPNSRFREDALRMLRAIRFSAQLGFTIEKNTLEAIIKDSDLIEFIAKERIHMELSKMWTTQNVYIGVKTLVDSDLANYLKGNFKKYLTDWKYFSSTRSEVGWAYLGLLNRPFLSDIINFYKLSNKEKTFMRNVLNCYDALLNRWTELDYFQYDLITLEVAYDFAIWQQNKVPFRKEHIALVKSNLPIQSIQQLAINGNLLKEWTSRKSGPWMKVALDAALLAVLKGHVKNDEEHLKDWFFNEFNDEGYYS, from the coding sequence ATGAATTTAACTAAAGACTGGCAGGCTGCAATACGTGTTATTGAAAAAATTGAAAAAGCAGGATATGAAGCAGTAATTGTAGGTGGAGCAGTAAGAGATTACTTACTTAAAAAGGAAGTAAATGATGTTGATGTAGCAACAAGTGCAATGCCAGAAGAAATAAAAAGAATATTTACGTCTACCGTAGACATTGGAATTGCTCACGGTACCGTTTTAGTCTTGGATGAAGGTCAACCTATAGAAGTAACCACATACCGAACAGAAGGTATATACGTAGATTTTCGAAGACCAGATCAAGTGACGTTTGTTAAAAACTTAGACAAAGATTTACAACGTAGAGATTTTACAATAAATGCAATGGCTATGACCAAAAACGGTGAGTTAATTGATATATATGGTGGTAAAGAAGATTTAGAAAAACGTTTAATACGTGCTGTGGGAGAACCCAATTCTAGATTTCGCGAAGATGCACTCCGTATGTTAAGGGCCATTCGTTTTAGTGCTCAGCTAGGTTTTACTATCGAAAAAAACACATTAGAAGCTATAATAAAAGATAGTGATTTAATTGAATTTATCGCAAAAGAGCGAATTCATATGGAACTTTCTAAAATGTGGACTACACAAAATGTGTATATAGGTGTTAAAACATTAGTCGATAGTGATTTAGCTAACTATTTAAAAGGTAACTTTAAAAAATATTTAACGGACTGGAAGTACTTTTCATCTACACGATCAGAGGTGGGATGGGCTTATTTAGGTTTATTGAATCGACCTTTTTTAAGTGATATTATCAATTTTTATAAACTATCAAATAAAGAAAAGACTTTTATGCGGAACGTTTTAAACTGCTATGATGCACTTTTAAATCGTTGGACTGAACTAGACTACTTCCAATACGATTTGATAACGTTAGAAGTTGCTTATGACTTCGCGATATGGCAACAAAATAAGGTGCCATTCCGAAAAGAACATATCGCACTTGTTAAATCAAATCTACCGATACAGTCCATTCAACAGCTGGCTATTAATGGGAATTTACTAAAAGAATGGACTTCTAGAAAGAGCGGACCATGGATGAAAGTTGCACTTGACGCTGCACTGTTAGCGGTTCTTAAAGGTCATGTAAAAAACGACGAAGAACATTTGAAGGACTGGTTTTTTAATGAATTTAACGATGAAGGATACTATTCTTAA